From the genome of Asterias amurensis chromosome 17, ASM3211899v1, one region includes:
- the LOC139950021 gene encoding ER membrane protein complex subunit 2-like translates to MATCISWDEAREQLKKWREENARQSAETLELGEYVLLNHKKLGDEVWAVYEQVCIAALDVGDIEEAVGCIEALKTKFPQSKRVKRLQGMKLEAQGRFEDAKLVYDELLKEDPSNAMIRKRLVAILKAQDRIGDAIKELNRYLESFMADHEAWLELSDLYIQEQNYSKAAFCFEELIMSNPHNHLYHQRYAEIRYTQGGVESMEIARKYFAQAVKLNSNNIRALYGLFLASTHLASQQKASGKSKKDNTRYATWASQQLAHRYRLAERKEPEHQVLHLEKMIDSLQITPS, encoded by the exons atggcgacttGCATTTCGTGGGATG AAGCGAGGGAACAGCTGAAGAAATGGAGAGAGGAGAATGCAAGACAAAGTGCAGAAACTTTGGAGCTAGGAGAGTACGTTCTTTTAAATCACAAGAAACTTGGTGATGAAG tgtGGGCTGTTTATGAACAAGTCTGTATAGCAGCATTGGATGTCGGTGACATAGAAGAAGCAGTTGGATGCATCGAAGCATTAAAAACTAAATTCCCACAGAGCAAGAGGGTTAAGAGATTACAAGGGATGAAGCTTGAGGCTCAAGGAAG ATTTGAGGATGCCAAACTAGTCTATGATGAGTTACTGAAAGAAGATCCCTCCAATGCA ATGATTAGGAAAAGGCTCGTAGCCATCTTGAAGGCTCAAGATAGAATAGGAGATGCTATCAAGGAGCTGAATAGATATCTAGAAAG TTTTATGGCCGATCACGAAGCATGGCTAGAGTTATCAGATTTGTATATACAGGAACAAAA TTACAGCAAAGCAGCATTTTGTTTTGAGGAGTTAATCATGTCCAATCCACACAATCATCTATACCATCAAAGATATGCAGAG ATCCGCTACACTCAGGGAGGTGTTGAATCTATGGAGATTGCAAGGAAGTATTTTGCTCAGGCAGTCAAGCTTAATAGCAACAACATCAGGGCTTTGTACGGGTTGTTCCTG GCTTCAACACATTTGGCATCTCAACAGAAAGCCAGCGGGAAAAGCAAAAAAGACAACACCAGGTATGCTACCTGGGCATCACAACAACTAGCTCACAGATATAGG CTTGCTGAAAGGAAGGAGCCAGAGCATCAAGTACTGCACCTGGAGAAGATGATCGATTCATTACAGATTACTCCCTCATAA